Proteins from one Dromiciops gliroides isolate mDroGli1 chromosome 6, mDroGli1.pri, whole genome shotgun sequence genomic window:
- the LOC122730575 gene encoding cytochrome c oxidase subunit 6A1, mitochondrial-like, producing MAVTASGRLLSPLGQVWAPGPVACLHSSSVHSKEGMNHLWRMLTFFIMLSRVVVSMLNAYLKSQDHHKLPEFIPYPHLCIQTKPFPWEDGNHTLFNNHHINPLPTSYEAE from the coding sequence ATGGCTGTAACGGCAAGTGGTCGGCTCCTGTCACCACTGGGCCAGGTCTGGGCCCCAGGACCAGTGGCGTGTTTGCACTCCAGCAGTGTCCACAGCAAGGAGGGCATGAACCACCTGTGGAGGATGCTGACCTTCTTCATCATGCTCTCCAGGGTGGTGGTCAGCATGCTGAATGCCTACCTGAAGTCACAGGACCATCACAAACTGCCTGAATTCATCCCATACCCTCACCTCTGCATCCAGACCAAGCCTTTCCCATGGGAAGATGGAAACCATACTCTGTTTAATAACCATCATATCAATCCTCTCCCAACCAGTTATGAGGCTGAGTAA